The DNA segment TGGGGAAGAGCCATGGCAGCAAAGTGGACAGTGAtcacagtgaaattaaaaaaaaaaaccaacaaaacacctaaattgggagttccctagtggcctagaggttaaggatccagcattgtcactgttgtggctctggtcactgctagggcatagattcaatccctggcctggggaacttctgcatgtcacgggtgcagccaaaaagaaaaaaatatgtataaaccaggagtttctgccatggcttagtgagttaagaatccaacatagcatctgtgaggatgctcattcaaaccctgacctcactcagtgggttaaggatctggcattcccccAAACTGGGGTGCAGGtgagacacggctcgaatcctgcattgctgtgactgtggtgtaggcagcagctgcagctctgattcgaaccctagcctgggaacttccatgtgctgcaggtggggccctaacaagaaaaaagaaaagaaaaaaaagcctcaaaatcTAAATTGTGTACCTGCAGGTCCACCTCCATATGTAAATGCAGAGACAGGTGTAGAACGTTCCCTCAGACTCTAGAGGGGAGCCAGTCCTTCAGGTCATGCTTAGAGAAAGGCACCTACCCACTCCTCCGAAAGGCAGGCTGCTGAGAGTCATGTGCATGAAGCCGTCGTTCCCGCAGAAGCCCCCGCTGCTGGTCTGGGCCAGTACCCGCTTGACCACCTGGGAGAGAAGCAGCAGTCAGGCTGGTGGCGGAGCTGACGGGGCCCCAGGGGCTCTGCCCAGCCCCCTCAGGGCCCTGGGATCCATGGCAGGGCCTGAGGCCACCGTGTGAGCTGAAGGGGGTGGCTGGGTAGCAacctgccacccacccccagctGGAGATGTGTTTCTCAAGCATCCCTCACCTGTGACccgctcaggtggctgcagaccCAGCCTCAGGCCTGTGGACCTGGAAGGTGCAGGAGCAGCAGATGTCCCCTGGTGGGGTGTTAACTGCCTGCTGAGTCTCAAGGGGGCGGCAGAGGTGAGCAGGAGGTCCCCCCCAGGCAGAGTGAGGAGGGCAGGGAAgcagcggcgggggtggggggtggggggagctgtgcAGTGGGCCGCAGAGTGCAGACATTGAGATGTGTTTTGGAAACATGACCTTGAGCTCTTCAATCTACAGATGTAtttcaagaaagagagaggaaaaaaaagagtagcagACATGAAAGAGCCATTGCACGAAAACTTGGCTGTCTTGCAAACTTGGTGGTAGTTAGAGCGTGTGACCCTCAGGAACAACGAGGTTGGGGCTTGTCTGCTGGTGGGTGGAGCCGAGTGCCATCAACAGGCTCGTGAGACCGGCGGTCTCAGCAAGAGAAGTTGGAGTTGGAGGCGTTGGCGCTTGGTGAGGCGGCAGGGCAGGTCGCGTGGGGTGAGACATGGGTCTTCGGGGTGACCGGGTGCCCTGGGAACAGTGCTGGGCAGTTGGAGAAGCTTGAAAGCAACTCTGCTGGATGgttccctccccccacttccaaAACACCTGTATAGTGTTTTCTGAGGTTCACATTCTCCAGATAAACCAGGGATTCTTGGAGGAAGGGCTGATTCTAGAGCCAAGCAAGGAAAATACCACCTGAGCccgaaaggaaggaaggaagtggtcAGAAAACAGAAGGATGGGCAGGTGTCAGGGGCATGGCTGCCACCAATGCCCCAAGCTGGGACACCTGGAGCGAGGAAACAAGCAAGCTGGTATTGGATTGTGAGCCGGAGGATAAAGTAGATGACCAGGCATCCATGCCGATATAAAGACTAAATCAGGACCCCTGCCTTCCCTCCAGAGGCCGGGTAACACATGTAAATATTCTGTAATCACAGCGCCTCCCATTGAAGGCGGGCTAGACTGAGTGACTTGCTCCctaagaaggaaagggagataCAGTCTCTCCTTAGTGGAGATATGTGCCAGACATGACCTTGGCCAGTGATGAAGGTTAACTTCACCAGTGACATGTGGGTCTCATGGACCCCCGGTAAGGTGGGCAGGGACCGGCCCAGTGGTATTCTTTCCTGAGAGAAACAGCAGATCATGGAGACGGGACATTGTGCGGGAGAGCTGGCCCACACTCCTCAAGCTGAAAGACGGCCACCAGGGGACCAGAGGAGCGGTGTAACGAAATGTGACGTGGGAGCCTGGCTGGGGTCCTGGGGCAAAAAGGAAACCTGACAAGCTCCCAGTCAAGACTGGAGGCTGGTGAACAGTGATTTGCCAGtgttggtttctctttttttttttttagggctgcatctgcagcatctggaggttcccaggctaggggatgatttagagctatagctgccagcctatgccacagccacagctacaccagaaccgatccgtgtctgtgacctacaccacagctcatggcaatgccggatccttaacccactgagcgaggccagggatcgaacctgtgtcctcagggatgctagtcagattcatttccgctgagccacgacgggaactctggtttcttAGTTTTAACCAACGTAAGGGCCCTTAGGTGAGAGAAACAGGGGTAGTGGGAACCCCCTGGACTATCTTTGCAGCTttcctgtaaatctaaaattattccgaaataaaaagtttatctaggagtttcctggtgatgcagtgggttaaggagctggcattgtcactgctgtggcacaggtttgatccctggcctgggaacttccacgtgccacaggcagagccaaaaaaaccccaaaacacactGCCCACTGGGTGAGGGGTCATCTcaggggtgctggggaggggaaggtgtGTTCTGAGCTGGGGACCCTGCACATGCACCCATGAGCCTCCCAGGCTGCCCCCAGGGGCTCGAGTAGGGCGGGCAGGACATCCAGGGAGCGGCAGGGACCAGGGCTTATTCTTGGGCCTCCCCCAGGTGCTCCATCCCAATGTGTGCCTTCCACGAGCCAGGCACAGAGTGGGGACACTGCGGCCACCAGGCTGAGATGATGAAGAATGGAGGCAGGGGCTGATCTGGAGGGGACAGTGGTCCCCAGAGAAGACCCTGGGGAGCCCCCCACTAAAGCCACAACATTGTGACCTAGGTTAGAGGTGGAGGGGAGCCCTTGCTGCtcccagaagaaaggaaagggacagAGCCAAGAGTGCCACCATCCCAAAGCTCCTGTGACTGCTCCTGAGGGACCAGGACCCCCACCCTCCTGCCAGGCCCCTTGATCCACTCGGGTCCTGGAACCACCTCCCCTTCTGCTGCCGCCCCCGCTGTCCAGCCCCACCTGGCTGTTGTTGGAGAAGGCGTACAGCGCCAGGGGCTTCTCCCGCCGGTTGATGAAGTCGATGGCCTCGTCCAGGCCCCTCACGTTCAGAATGGGCAGGATGGGCCCGAAGATCTCCTGCTGCATCACCGGCTCCGTCTCCTGCACGTCCACCAGCACCGTGGGGGCTGCCCGGGCACAGGGGGCGGCTCAGCCCCAGGGCCGGGGCCTCGGGCAGGGCCCGGGCAGCCCGGGCTCCAGGCTCAGGGAGCTTCGAGGGAAGCGAGTCTCCCCACCGCCCCCCGAGAAGTGGCCCTGAGGAGCTCCCCAGCAGGACCGGGGCCCGTGGGGCCAGAGAACCACTCAGCCGTGGTCTTACAGAGCCGGGAGTGTGagggcccaggccccagcctgctGGCGGCCGCAGCGTGGCCCTCGGAGCCGTGCCGCTTTGTCCACGGCACAGCACCTGCTCGGGATGGGCCGCGGGAGTTTCGAACCGGGAACCGCGGGCTCGGAGGACCTGGGGGTCGCAGGAGCCACAGAGCGAGGGACAGAGCTTGGACTCTGAGCTCTCGGGAGCCCTGGGAGTCTGGGGTCTGAGCTCGGAGAATCCAGAGCCGGAGCCAGAGTGTGGAGTCCAGGGGTCACGGTCTCGGGCCACAGCAGCCTGGAGCACGGGTCACAGAGCCGTGGACCAGGCTGGGCTCTAGCCGCGGGGTGGCGGGAGCCTCGGGCCAGAGGTTTCGGGCCCAGCCCGGACTCGGGCGCGAGTGCGGCTTCCCGCGTGGAGGGGCCTCAGCGGGTGGGCGGGCGGGGAGGGCCCGACTCACCGATGTAGCGATCGCTGTCGTCACTCTGGCCGCCGATGGCCACGCGGCCGCAGCTCAGCAGGCCCCGCAGCCGCTGGAAGTGTTTGTGGTTGATGATGCGGCCCAGGTCGGGGGAGGCCCGGGGGTCGTCGCCGTAGAAGCGGGTGATGGCGCTTTGCAGGGCGGGCAGCAGCCGCGCCTGCGTTTCTGGGCTGCACAGGACGTAGTCGGGGGCCACGCAGGTCTGGCCGGCGTTGAAGTAGCGGAACCAGGCCACGCGGTTGGCCACGGTCTGGGGGTCACAGTTGTCGTCCACGTAGCAGGGGTTCTTGCCCCCCAGCTCCAGCGTGACGGGCGTCAGGTGCTTGGCGGCAGCAGTCATGACGATCTTGCCGACTCGAGGGCTCCCTGGGGACGTGGGAGTTGACCCCACCTTCAACCAGCCGTGGCTGGATGGTTCAGGCACCACCTTCCCGGCCCATCCTGGTCCACCCACTGGGATCTGTCTCTGGCCCGCCTGCCCCAGGATCCCACCCTGCCTGGGTGGACTGCCCCCTGGGACGCTCCCCACACTGgccaccacctcctccttccaTGGCCTTCCCCGTCCTGTTCTCCAGGGTCCCTTCTCCCCCAGGACACTGGCCGGAGCCACCCTCACCTGTGAAGAAGATGTGGTCAAACTTGTGCTCCAGCAGCTGTCCCGTCTCCTCGGGGCCACCCAGCACCACGGCAAAGCAGCTCTGCAATGGGGGATGAGCGACGGCTCAGGGGCCGCTGCGGGACTCTCGCTGCAGGGGCGGGGTTGTGGGAAGAGGGCGTTGAAGGGGCAGGTCCACCCTCACCTGGTCCAGGTATCGGGGCAGCACCTCGGCCAGGACCTTCTCCGTGCTCTTGCTGATCTCCGAGGGCTTCAGCACCACGCAGTtccctggggggcggggcagggggaggggaagctgcagcaggtgcagcctctCCCGCCTCCATCAGGTCCTCACACCTGCACAGcaggtgccccccgcccccgcccccttcaGGGGAAGAATACGGCTCGGACCCTGGACCACACAGCCCGGGGATGGTGGGCAGGTGGGGACCAGCCTTCTTAGCCACCTGGGGCtggcttccccctcctccctggctctgAGGGTGGCTGTGAGACCttgaggctgggggcggggggatgggcAGGGGGGCAGGAGGTGGAGGCGCCCCCTCACCTGCGGCGAGGGCGCCCACCAGGGGCATCAGAGTCAGGTTCACAGGGTAGTTCCAGGGGGCGATGATGAGCACCAGGCCGAAGGGCTCCTTCCGGATGAAGGCCGAGtccagctgtgtggcctgggcCAGGGTGAGGGGGTGGTGAACGGTGGGGAGCTGAGACCTTGGCCCCTGAGCTCCACCCTCCGCCCAGAGGGGCTGTCCGCTGCCCTGCCCCCCGGGGCCCACGCACCAGGTTCTTGGACACTTTTTCATCCTTCATCCAGGCCCGCAGGTTCCTAAGGGCCAAGTTTATCTCGCTCTGGCTGATGCTGATCTCAGACACCTGTGACTCGAAGGTGGActgcaggggaggggaaggcatgGGGTCAGGGCTCGGCCAGGCCAGGGGGGCACCCAGGATTGGGAGGTGACcggagccgggggcggggggcaaagCCTCCCCCAGGCAAGGCCTGTCTtattcacacattcattcactcTGTGTTCCCGGAGTGCTCAcagagcggggcggggggggggcatccTCACTGGAATTCAGCGGTGACTGAAACAGACGGAAAACCCGCCCCCAGAGCCCATGTTGTAGTGGGACAGTCGACATGTCAGTGGGAACACCGACTGCTACACTAGGAGGTGACGAGTGCCCTGGGAGGATGAAACAGGCTAAGGGGGACAGAGACTGCTGCAGTGGgcgtgcgtgtgtgcatgcgtgagagtgcgtgtgtgcatgcgtgtatTTGCGTGTCTTTGCTCTGTGTTACACTAAGTGGTCAGTGCCAGCTTCTGGGATGGGGCGATGCTAGAACCgtgaagaaagggagggagggagggcgctCATGGACCCCTGGAAGCAAACTAGTTCAGGCAGAGGGtgtggcatgtgcaaaggccctggggcaggcgcAGGCTTGCTGAGTTCCTAGCAAGGAGGACAGTGGGTGAGGTGATGAGGCCAGATAGCTGGGGTGAGGACTGTTGAGCAAAGCAGGGACAAAGTCTAGCTTAAGATGGAGCAGGGCTTCGGTGTGGCCCTCTGTGGCCTGCCGTGTGGATGGATCTGCCTGCAGGAGACCCTGGCTAAACCTGGCTAAGTGCCATCACTTCCACAGCCCAGGGGCAGATTTCAAGGGCAGGcgtgagaaagagggaaaaatcaaTAGGGACTTTGTCCTGATCTCTGCCTGCTGGCATGCCTGTTCCCCTCCCCTGCCACGAGGGAGGAGAGACCCAGTGTGGAGGCAGCAGGCAGCTGGAGACCCAAGGCCCAGGACAACAGAGCCAGGCTGTCCGATGCTGAGACTCAGCCATTAGAGTGTAAGCATCTTTCCTGCAAGAGGAGAGGCTGATGGGCCCAGGGGTGCCAGAGCTGAGCCTTGGCAGAGAGGGCGAGGGGACCTCGAGGGGAGAAGCCAGGCCCACCAGAACTTCCAGGAGCTGGGCGGGCTTCAGACTGGCCTTCTTCTGCCTGGTGGGGCCTTCTGTGACCTGAGCAAGTGTGGGgcctgttcttgtttttgttttttcagcatgtgaaagttcctgggcctgggatggaacctgtacccaGCAGCCATCCTAGACAGAGCAGTGATGAAACTGGATCCttagtctgctgagccaccagggaattccttggaCCTGTTTAAAGGATGATCTGgctccctagccagggaattttaCATGCGGCAGCCACAAAAAAGTAAAGTCTTCCCGAGACTAAAAAGATTGACAGCTAATGATCCATAATGTATTTATACATTGtactgtttgttgttgttgttgttgttgttgtttgttttcatctaTTTAGGGCTgggcccaaggcatatggaagttcccaggctagggattgaatcagagctagagctgccggtctacaccgcagccacagcaatgccagatccaagccgtgtctgcaatctacaccacagctcacggcaacgccagatccttaacccactgagcaaggccagagattgaacgtgcgtcctcatggatgctagtcaggttcattactgctgagccacgatggacacTCCAATTTTGCTGTTATTGGACCTCAGGGTTGGAAAActtatgacttcatttttatttatttatttatttgctttttagggccacacttgcagcatatggaggttcccaggctaggggtcgaatcggagctgtagccaccggcctacaccagagccacagcaacgcgggatctgagctgtgtctgcaacctacaccacagctcacggcaacgcctgatccttaacccacgaagcgaggccagggatcaaacctgcaacctcctggttcttagattcttttccactgcgccacgacgggaactcccctatgacTTTATTCAGTTAGTGTAGCTGTGACATGGTGTCTTCTGCAAATAAAACGAAAAGGATGATCTGGCCCCGTGGACTGGCGTGAATTTGGAAGAGTAGACCGCTGTGAGCCAGGGCTGTGTGTCCTTAGGCAAGAACGTGCCCTCTCTGAGTCTCCGCCGGGGTGAATGGGGGTGACCGCCCCTACCAGGAAGAGTTGTTGGGGGTTAAATGAGAGGATCCATGCCTGGCAGGCAGGGCAGATGCTGtctgctgggagggtgggggacagGGCTGGCCGAGGCCAGAGGCGGGGGCCAGATTGGATTTTCTGGACTGCTGCTTCCTTTGTGGGTTGAAGGCAGGAGGTGGCATCTGAgctggagggagaaaagggaacagagaGACCATCGGATCAGGTCTCATAGAGGCAGACAGGCTGGGCCAGCAGGTGGGTGGGGCAGAGGCTCCATGGAGGTGCCCATCTCCGGGGAGCCCAACAAGCCAGGGTGAGGGGTGCGAACCCCTCTGTCCTGGGCCAGGTCCAGTGAATGGCCACTCCCCACAGAGAGGCAAAGCCAGGCCCCTTGGGTGTCAGGGAGCCAAGGAGGGTATGTCTGCCACCCTGGTTTCCTAAATGGGACAATGGATGATTGAAGAAAAGCTGGCAAGAGAGGGCAGGTCTCACCCAGCTATAGTCCTGGAGCATGGTGATAAATAGAAGGCTTGAGGACCCTGAGAAAGAGAACAGGTGTCCCCAGAGGCCCCGTCCTCAGGACAAGTCTTTGTGGCCAGCTTGTGCTGTCCCCATGGAAGAGGGGTGCCCTGATCCATGACCCCAGACGCCATGAGACACTAGCCTCAAAGTCCACGGCTGCTCTGGAGACAGGGTGGACACCTGGCTGGGTGCCTGCAGGTCAGGCGGGTCCCAGGACGCTGCAGAGGGACTCCCAGGCCCACCAGGGCCAGAGGCTGTCTCACGACCTGGCTGGAGCCAGCAGGCCAgcggcagggcaggggagggaggagggcagtcGGGAGGGCAGCCCCGGGTTCCAGATAGGGACCCACGCGTGGGCTTAGGAGGCTTTGGGGTGCAGATGGACTCATTGCTCAGCACGAGCCTGCGCGGGGCCACTGCAGCCCCCCGGGGACAAGTGGTGACCATGGGGGCTGGCCGGCCTCAGACGTGCACCGTGGGCATGTCCTGGGTGTTAAGTACCAAACCAGTACTCTAC comes from the Phacochoerus africanus isolate WHEZ1 chromosome 4, ROS_Pafr_v1, whole genome shotgun sequence genome and includes:
- the ALDH3B1 gene encoding aldehyde dehydrogenase family 3 member B1 isoform X2, encoding MKDEKVSKNLATQLDSAFIRKEPFGLVLIIAPWNYPVNLTLMPLVGALAAGNCVVLKPSEISKSTEKVLAEVLPRYLDQSCFAVVLGGPEETGQLLEHKFDHIFFTGSPRVGKIVMTAAAKHLTPVTLELGGKNPCYVDDNCDPQTVANRVAWFRYFNAGQTCVAPDYVLCSPETQARLLPALQSAITRFYGDDPRASPDLGRIINHKHFQRLRGLLSCGRVAIGGQSDDSDRYIAPTVLVDVQETEPVMQQEIFGPILPILNVRGLDEAIDFINRREKPLALYAFSNNSQVVKRVLAQTSSGGFCGNDGFMHMTLSSLPFGGVGASGMGNYHGKFSFDTFSHHRACLLRSPGLEKIYAIRYPPHSPRNLRVLLTAMETRSCSCTLL
- the ALDH3B1 gene encoding aldehyde dehydrogenase family 3 member B1 isoform X1, which translates into the protein MDPFADTLKRLREAFRSGLTRPAEFRATQLKGLGRFLQENKQLLQEALAQDLRKSTFESQVSEISISQSEINLALRNLRAWMKDEKVSKNLATQLDSAFIRKEPFGLVLIIAPWNYPVNLTLMPLVGALAAGNCVVLKPSEISKSTEKVLAEVLPRYLDQSCFAVVLGGPEETGQLLEHKFDHIFFTGSPRVGKIVMTAAAKHLTPVTLELGGKNPCYVDDNCDPQTVANRVAWFRYFNAGQTCVAPDYVLCSPETQARLLPALQSAITRFYGDDPRASPDLGRIINHKHFQRLRGLLSCGRVAIGGQSDDSDRYIAPTVLVDVQETEPVMQQEIFGPILPILNVRGLDEAIDFINRREKPLALYAFSNNSQVVKRVLAQTSSGGFCGNDGFMHMTLSSLPFGGVGASGMGNYHGKFSFDTFSHHRACLLRSPGLEKIYAIRYPPHSPRNLRVLLTAMETRSCSCTLL